From one Sulfurovum sp. UBA12169 genomic stretch:
- a CDS encoding histidine kinase, which translates to MKSFTSLRSKINLVFSITLLLLGILFIVSIKYDHNKVEDLTETQEREISHYLYMYFLKHGKIDEAYLEAQNISIITDKGQLVQIERYFKDKGKYTRYAVDTYRLKRIILINNDRFKLFLENKNKAVFPLKRALIFSTVFFLILMLYLWIIRSLKPLSVLKQKIQTFSQGNLNIACTSDKEDEIAEVANEFDHAVKMIRELLQSRQLFLRAIMHELKTPIAKGRLVSEMLSEEKHKVRLHSIFERLNLLIDEFAKIEKITSKNFKLDIRSYKVSDLVEASIDLLMIENPKQFIRLEIKKDYQLDVDFELFSLVIKNLLDNGIKYSIDKSVTVIIDTDNFLIINKGEALKEPLENYFGPFHASQKGLGLGIYIIKSILDIHQMKLTYRHEEKENIFMVR; encoded by the coding sequence ATGAAAAGCTTTACTTCTCTGCGCAGCAAAATTAATCTTGTATTTTCCATCACACTGTTGCTGCTTGGTATACTTTTTATCGTATCGATTAAATATGACCACAATAAAGTCGAAGATCTCACTGAGACACAAGAAAGAGAGATATCCCATTACCTCTATATGTATTTTTTAAAACACGGAAAGATTGACGAAGCCTATCTGGAAGCACAAAATATCTCTATTATTACAGACAAGGGACAATTGGTACAAATAGAACGCTACTTTAAAGATAAAGGCAAATATACGCGTTATGCTGTAGATACCTACCGCCTAAAGCGCATTATCCTTATCAATAACGACCGATTTAAACTCTTTCTCGAAAACAAAAATAAAGCGGTTTTTCCACTCAAACGCGCGCTTATCTTTTCAACAGTATTTTTTTTGATACTTATGCTTTATCTTTGGATCATTAGAAGCCTTAAGCCTCTGTCTGTGCTCAAACAAAAAATACAAACATTTTCCCAGGGCAATTTAAACATTGCGTGTACCAGCGACAAAGAAGATGAAATTGCTGAAGTTGCCAATGAGTTTGATCATGCAGTCAAAATGATACGTGAATTACTGCAATCAAGACAATTGTTCTTGCGTGCGATTATGCATGAGCTTAAAACACCTATTGCCAAAGGAAGACTGGTAAGTGAGATGCTAAGCGAAGAAAAACATAAAGTACGGCTGCATAGTATCTTTGAAAGGCTCAATCTTCTCATAGATGAGTTTGCTAAAATTGAAAAAATTACTTCTAAAAATTTCAAATTGGATATCAGATCTTATAAGGTGAGTGATCTTGTGGAGGCCAGCATTGATCTGCTGATGATAGAAAATCCAAAGCAATTTATCCGTCTTGAGATCAAAAAAGACTATCAGCTAGACGTGGATTTTGAACTCTTTTCTCTGGTGATTAAAAATTTACTGGACAATGGCATCAAATACAGTATCGATAAAAGCGTAACGGTCATTATCGATACAGATAATTTTTTGATTATCAATAAAGGAGAGGCCCTAAAAGAACCTTTGGAAAACTATTTTGGACCTTTTCACGCTTCCCAAAAAGGTTTGGGGTTGGGTATTTATATCATAAAGAGTATTTTGGATATCCATCAAATGAAATTAACTTATCGCCATGAAGAGAAAGAAAATATCTTCATGGTGCGCTAA